Proteins from a genomic interval of Trifolium pratense cultivar HEN17-A07 linkage group LG6, ARS_RC_1.1, whole genome shotgun sequence:
- the LOC123890465 gene encoding uncharacterized protein LOC123890465 — MSSTTTGATPRRTVQINVPPPQSSSSTSAMFQRIRPSIVTSFLQRPLSLPFVLSIFLFIAWISLRSYRSSPPLPLSSPNLDAKANLRRFSSHFPSPIAKDNRGWILDPISLALSSTISGGAVTCASLHLGEIGPGKLRGNHRHHDCNETFVLWGAAIKFRVENSEVADIGYAEVTIGRDEVVVAASPANTAHALINIDPVRSAYFVGCQDSIINYNASSTDFNVWKDL; from the exons atgtcatcaacaacaacaggcGCAACGCCTCGAAGAACAGTCCAAATCAACGTGCCACCACcacaatcatcatcatcaacttcCGCCATGTTCCAACGGATCCGTCCTTCAATTGTTACCTCATTCCTTCAAAGACCTCTTTCTCTCCCTTTCGTCCTCTCCATCTTCCTCTTCATCGCTTGGATCTCTCTCCGTTCCTACCGCTCTTCTCCCCCTCTCCCTCTCTCTTCCCCAAACCTCGACGCAAAAGCCAATCTCCGTAGATTCTCTTCCCATTTCCCTTCACCTATTGCTAAGGATAATCGTGGCTGGATTCTTGACCCAATTTCTCTTGCTCTTTCTTCCACCATTTCAG GTGGAGCTGTTACATGTGCTTCACTTCATCTTGGTGAAATTGGACCTGGAAAGTTGAGAGGAAATCATAGACACCATGATTGTAATGAGACTTTTGTCCTTTGGGGTGCTGCTATCAAGTTTAGG GTGGAAAACAGTGAGGTTGCTGATATTGGTTATGCTGAGGTGACCATCGGCAGAGATGAGGTTGTTGTTGCTGCTAGCCCTGCTAATACTGCACATGCTTTAATAAACATAGATCCCGTTCGGAGTGCGTACTTTGTAGGATGCCAAGACAGTATTATAAACTATAATGCCTCAAGTACGGACTTTAATGTTTGGAAAGATCTATAA
- the LOC123889935 gene encoding translocase of chloroplast 34, with translation MGSQPGVREWSGINTFAPATQTKLLELLGKLKQEDVNSLTILVMGKGGVGKSSTVNSIFGDRVVSISPFQSEGARPVMVSRSRAGFTLNIIDTPGLIEGGYINDMALDIIKRFLLDKTIDVLLYVDRLDAYRVDNLDKLVAKAITDSFGKGIWSKAIVALTHAQFSPPDGLPYDEFFSKRSEALLQVVKSGASLKKDASQAAIPVVLIENSGRCNKNESDEKVLPNGIAWIPHLVQTITEVALNKNESILVDKKLIEGPNPNQRGKLWIPLIFAAQFFFIKKIESIIKNDIANEERPSWETRDVYGRKEKRNLGGRRRR, from the exons ATGGGTTCTCAACCAGGTGTTCGTGAGTGGTCTGGAATCAATACATTTGCTCCTGCTACACAGACCAAATTGCTTGAACTTTTGGGAAAACTTAAACAagag GATGTGAACTCCTTAACCATACTTGTGATGGGCAAAGGTGGTGTTGGAAAGTCTTCAACTGTGAACTCTATCTTTGGGGATAGAGTTGTTTCAATTAGTCCCTTTCAG TCGGAAGGGGCAAGGCCAGTTATGGTGTCGCGATCAAGGGCAGGTTTTACATTGAACATTATCGATACTCCTGGTCTTATTGAAGGGGGATACATCAATGATATGGCGCTTGATATAATAAAACG TTTCCTTCTAGACAAGACCATAGATGTTTTGCTTTACGTGGACCGCTTAGATGCGTATCGAGTAGACAACTTGGACAAGTTGGTTGCCAAAGCTATAACTGACAGTTTTGGCAAAGGAATATGGAGCAAGGCTATAGTAGCACTCACACATGCCCAATTCTCTCCACCAGATGGATTGCCTTATGATGAATTCTTCTCAAAAAGATCTGAAGCTCTCTTGCAAGTTGTCAAATCAGGTGCCTCCTTAAAGAAGGATGCCTCTCAG GCTGCCATTCCGGTTGTTTTGATCGAGAACAGTGGCAGATGCAACAAAAATGAAAGCGATGAGAAG GTTCTTCCAAATGGGATTGCTTGGATTCCTCATCTAGTCCAAACAATCACAGAAGTCGCATTGAACAAAAATGAGTCTATTTTGGTTGATAAGAAGTTGATTGAAGGACCGAATCCAAATCAGAGAGGGAAACTATGGATTCCTCTCATATTTGCAGCACAA TTCTTCTTCATCAAGAAGATAGAATCCATAATCAAGAAtgacattgctaatgaagaaaggCCCTCATGGGAGACACGTGATGTATATGGTCGGAAAGAGAAGCGTAATCTAGGTGGTCGTCGTCGGCGTTAA
- the LOC123889278 gene encoding myb family transcription factor PHL7-like isoform X1, with product MYHAKKFPEATMMPHKSQGGGAEQLANVGVLSGSAVKNVAPAPAPAPSGGGGKQRLRWTSDLHDRFVDAITQLGGPDRATPKGVLRVMGVPGLTIYHVKSHLQKYRLAKYLPESPADGKDSKDEKRNSGDSISGADSSPGLQINDALRMQMEVQKRLHEQLEVQKQLQMRIEAQGKYLQKIIEEQQKLGSTLPASETLSLPHDKHNHTQPEPSGSSDALAGTFSPLKKQRIDEGPKDGFTASQVTRESAEKNDCNVGRLDPNLYEDDDAGFGFDLETENDDNNESE from the exons ATGTATCATGCAAAGAAGTTTCCTGAGGCAACAATGATGCCTCATAAATCTCAAGGTGGAGGAGCTGAACAGCTTGCAAATGTTGGTGTTTTGAGTGGATCTGCTGTGAAAAATGTTGCCCCTGCACCCGCACCCGCACCTTCTGGTGGTGGTGGGAAACAGCGTCTGCGTTGGACGTCTGATCTTCATGATCGTTTTGTGGATGCTATTACACAGCTTGGTGGACCAGATA GAGCAACACCAAAAGGTGTTCTGAGAGTGATGGGTGTACCTGGACTGACCATTTATCACGTTAAAAGCCATTTACAG AAGTATCGCCTGGCGAAGTACTTGCCTGAATCACCAGCTGATGGTAAAG ATTCTAAAGATGAGAAAAGGAATTCTGGAGACAGTATTTCTGGCGCTGATTCTTCCCC GGGATTGCAAATCAACGACGCACTAAGAATGCAGATGGAGGTTCAGAAACGTCTGCATGAACAGCTTGAG GTTCAAAAGCAATTACAAATGAGAATTGAAGCTCAGGGTAAATACTTGCAAAAGATCATAGAGGAACAGCAGAAATTAGGTAGTACCTTGCCAGCCTCAGAAACGCTTTCATTGCCCCATGATAAGCACAATCATACCCAGCCAGAGCCTTCTGGGTCTAGTGACGCCCTTGCAGGCACTTTTTCTCCACTTAAGAAGCAGAGAATTGATGAAGGTCCGAAGGATGGCTTCACTGCATCCCAAGTTACAAGAGAGAGTGCAGAGAAGAATGATTGTAATGTTGGTCGTTTAGATCCGAACTtgtatgaagatgatgatgctGGCTTCGGATTTGATTTAGAGACAGAAAACGATGACAACAATGAGAGTGAGTAG
- the LOC123889278 gene encoding myb family transcription factor PHL7-like isoform X2 has translation MYHAKKFPEATMMPHKSQGGGAEQLANVGVLSGSAVKNVAPAPAPAPSGGGGKQRLRWTSDLHDRFVDAITQLGGPDRATPKGVLRVMGVPGLTIYHVKSHLQKYRLAKYLPESPADDSKDEKRNSGDSISGADSSPGLQINDALRMQMEVQKRLHEQLEVQKQLQMRIEAQGKYLQKIIEEQQKLGSTLPASETLSLPHDKHNHTQPEPSGSSDALAGTFSPLKKQRIDEGPKDGFTASQVTRESAEKNDCNVGRLDPNLYEDDDAGFGFDLETENDDNNESE, from the exons ATGTATCATGCAAAGAAGTTTCCTGAGGCAACAATGATGCCTCATAAATCTCAAGGTGGAGGAGCTGAACAGCTTGCAAATGTTGGTGTTTTGAGTGGATCTGCTGTGAAAAATGTTGCCCCTGCACCCGCACCCGCACCTTCTGGTGGTGGTGGGAAACAGCGTCTGCGTTGGACGTCTGATCTTCATGATCGTTTTGTGGATGCTATTACACAGCTTGGTGGACCAGATA GAGCAACACCAAAAGGTGTTCTGAGAGTGATGGGTGTACCTGGACTGACCATTTATCACGTTAAAAGCCATTTACAG AAGTATCGCCTGGCGAAGTACTTGCCTGAATCACCAGCTGATG ATTCTAAAGATGAGAAAAGGAATTCTGGAGACAGTATTTCTGGCGCTGATTCTTCCCC GGGATTGCAAATCAACGACGCACTAAGAATGCAGATGGAGGTTCAGAAACGTCTGCATGAACAGCTTGAG GTTCAAAAGCAATTACAAATGAGAATTGAAGCTCAGGGTAAATACTTGCAAAAGATCATAGAGGAACAGCAGAAATTAGGTAGTACCTTGCCAGCCTCAGAAACGCTTTCATTGCCCCATGATAAGCACAATCATACCCAGCCAGAGCCTTCTGGGTCTAGTGACGCCCTTGCAGGCACTTTTTCTCCACTTAAGAAGCAGAGAATTGATGAAGGTCCGAAGGATGGCTTCACTGCATCCCAAGTTACAAGAGAGAGTGCAGAGAAGAATGATTGTAATGTTGGTCGTTTAGATCCGAACTtgtatgaagatgatgatgctGGCTTCGGATTTGATTTAGAGACAGAAAACGATGACAACAATGAGAGTGAGTAG
- the LOC123889278 gene encoding myb family transcription factor PHL7-like isoform X3, whose amino-acid sequence MLPLHPHPHLLVVVGNSVCVGRLIFMIVLWMLLHSLVDQIVGATPKGVLRVMGVPGLTIYHVKSHLQKYRLAKYLPESPADGKDSKDEKRNSGDSISGADSSPGLQINDALRMQMEVQKRLHEQLEVQKQLQMRIEAQGKYLQKIIEEQQKLGSTLPASETLSLPHDKHNHTQPEPSGSSDALAGTFSPLKKQRIDEGPKDGFTASQVTRESAEKNDCNVGRLDPNLYEDDDAGFGFDLETENDDNNESE is encoded by the exons ATGTTGCCCCTGCACCCGCACCCGCACCTTCTGGTGGTGGTGGGAAACAGCGTCTGCGTTGGACGTCTGATCTTCATGATCGTTTTGTGGATGCTATTACACAGCTTGGTGGACCAGATAGTGG GAGCAACACCAAAAGGTGTTCTGAGAGTGATGGGTGTACCTGGACTGACCATTTATCACGTTAAAAGCCATTTACAG AAGTATCGCCTGGCGAAGTACTTGCCTGAATCACCAGCTGATGGTAAAG ATTCTAAAGATGAGAAAAGGAATTCTGGAGACAGTATTTCTGGCGCTGATTCTTCCCC GGGATTGCAAATCAACGACGCACTAAGAATGCAGATGGAGGTTCAGAAACGTCTGCATGAACAGCTTGAG GTTCAAAAGCAATTACAAATGAGAATTGAAGCTCAGGGTAAATACTTGCAAAAGATCATAGAGGAACAGCAGAAATTAGGTAGTACCTTGCCAGCCTCAGAAACGCTTTCATTGCCCCATGATAAGCACAATCATACCCAGCCAGAGCCTTCTGGGTCTAGTGACGCCCTTGCAGGCACTTTTTCTCCACTTAAGAAGCAGAGAATTGATGAAGGTCCGAAGGATGGCTTCACTGCATCCCAAGTTACAAGAGAGAGTGCAGAGAAGAATGATTGTAATGTTGGTCGTTTAGATCCGAACTtgtatgaagatgatgatgctGGCTTCGGATTTGATTTAGAGACAGAAAACGATGACAACAATGAGAGTGAGTAG
- the LOC123889278 gene encoding myb family transcription factor PHL7-like isoform X4 — protein sequence MLPLHPHPHLLVVVGNSVCVGRLIFMIVLWMLLHSLVDQIVGATPKGVLRVMGVPGLTIYHVKSHLQKYRLAKYLPESPADDSKDEKRNSGDSISGADSSPGLQINDALRMQMEVQKRLHEQLEVQKQLQMRIEAQGKYLQKIIEEQQKLGSTLPASETLSLPHDKHNHTQPEPSGSSDALAGTFSPLKKQRIDEGPKDGFTASQVTRESAEKNDCNVGRLDPNLYEDDDAGFGFDLETENDDNNESE from the exons ATGTTGCCCCTGCACCCGCACCCGCACCTTCTGGTGGTGGTGGGAAACAGCGTCTGCGTTGGACGTCTGATCTTCATGATCGTTTTGTGGATGCTATTACACAGCTTGGTGGACCAGATAGTGG GAGCAACACCAAAAGGTGTTCTGAGAGTGATGGGTGTACCTGGACTGACCATTTATCACGTTAAAAGCCATTTACAG AAGTATCGCCTGGCGAAGTACTTGCCTGAATCACCAGCTGATG ATTCTAAAGATGAGAAAAGGAATTCTGGAGACAGTATTTCTGGCGCTGATTCTTCCCC GGGATTGCAAATCAACGACGCACTAAGAATGCAGATGGAGGTTCAGAAACGTCTGCATGAACAGCTTGAG GTTCAAAAGCAATTACAAATGAGAATTGAAGCTCAGGGTAAATACTTGCAAAAGATCATAGAGGAACAGCAGAAATTAGGTAGTACCTTGCCAGCCTCAGAAACGCTTTCATTGCCCCATGATAAGCACAATCATACCCAGCCAGAGCCTTCTGGGTCTAGTGACGCCCTTGCAGGCACTTTTTCTCCACTTAAGAAGCAGAGAATTGATGAAGGTCCGAAGGATGGCTTCACTGCATCCCAAGTTACAAGAGAGAGTGCAGAGAAGAATGATTGTAATGTTGGTCGTTTAGATCCGAACTtgtatgaagatgatgatgctGGCTTCGGATTTGATTTAGAGACAGAAAACGATGACAACAATGAGAGTGAGTAG